Proteins co-encoded in one Acidobacteriota bacterium genomic window:
- a CDS encoding DUF962 domain-containing protein: MIQNYTEFWDFYVQEHSKPLTRTLHFVGTSLGILLLVWFIGRGTWYYFPLCFLSGYGFAWFAHFSVEKNKPASFKYPLWSFISDYKMMWFMMTGRMNAEVERVMSEV; the protein is encoded by the coding sequence ATGATCCAAAACTACACAGAATTTTGGGATTTTTACGTGCAGGAGCATTCTAAGCCGCTCACGCGTACCCTACATTTTGTCGGCACATCACTCGGCATTCTTCTTCTTGTTTGGTTCATCGGACGCGGTACTTGGTATTACTTTCCGCTTTGTTTTCTGAGCGGATATGGATTCGCGTGGTTCGCCCATTTTTCGGTAGAAAAGAATAAACCGGCCTCATTCAAATATCCGCTGTGGTCGTTCATTTCGGATTACAAAATGATGTGGTTCATGATGACGGGCCGGATGAATGCCGAGGTCGAGCGCGTTATGTCGGAAGTTTAA
- a CDS encoding SRPBCC family protein, translated as MPQIVLETFINASPETCFDLIRDDRIHIETTAKTKESAFDGGTNTKIGLGQTVTFEGTHFGFRQQLTMKVVKFERPVLFVDEMTDGTFSSFRHIHEFTRHEAVTLMLDTLTWTSPYGMLGRIVDKFLIKRHLRNLVSRRNARLKQIAEAENIST; from the coding sequence ATGCCTCAGATCGTCCTCGAAACATTTATCAATGCTTCCCCCGAAACGTGTTTCGACCTGATACGCGATGATCGCATTCATATTGAGACAACCGCGAAAACGAAAGAAAGTGCTTTTGACGGTGGGACGAATACCAAGATCGGATTGGGACAAACTGTCACATTCGAGGGAACGCATTTTGGCTTCCGGCAGCAGTTGACAATGAAGGTCGTGAAGTTCGAAAGGCCGGTGTTGTTTGTCGATGAAATGACCGACGGAACTTTTAGTTCGTTCCGGCACATCCACGAGTTTACTCGGCACGAAGCGGTAACCCTCATGCTCGATACATTGACCTGGACTTCGCCTTACGGAATGTTGGGTAGGATAGTCGACAAATTTCTTATCAAGCGTCACCTTCGGAATCTAGTCAGCAGGAGGAATGCTCGGCTGAAGCAGATCGCCGAAGCCGAGAATATCTCCACATAA
- a CDS encoding DUF2721 domain-containing protein, which produces MFADELINIDSNALNTTIEFLTAMVTPALLISATGSLVLSTSTRLGRVVDRVRQLEIRLGELIYVEDRDEVPLYDKRVEVVVDLLDKVTSRSRILQRALGTFYYGIGAFVLTSVLIATAAFLTKYRMLQLFPIAFGIGGIMCLFWGSLLMIKETRMATATVNAEMDFTWELARNVAPDDITSKYAKHGRHNGLNTAKLKEKRERKVSNTLGGE; this is translated from the coding sequence ATGTTCGCTGACGAGTTGATCAACATTGATTCCAACGCCCTGAACACGACTATCGAATTCCTGACCGCGATGGTCACACCTGCCCTGCTTATCTCGGCAACCGGTTCGCTCGTGCTCTCGACCTCGACGCGTCTGGGTCGCGTGGTCGATCGCGTTCGTCAGCTCGAGATACGTCTCGGCGAGCTGATCTATGTCGAGGACCGCGATGAGGTGCCGCTTTACGATAAACGTGTTGAGGTCGTGGTCGATCTGCTCGACAAAGTCACCAGCCGTTCGCGCATATTGCAGCGTGCTCTCGGCACATTCTACTACGGCATCGGTGCATTCGTTCTGACAAGCGTCCTCATCGCAACGGCGGCATTTCTTACAAAATACAGGATGCTCCAGCTCTTCCCGATCGCATTTGGGATCGGGGGCATCATGTGCCTGTTTTGGGGCAGCCTGCTGATGATCAAAGAGACCAGAATGGCGACCGCGACGGTGAATGCAGAGATGGATTTTACGTGGGAACTCGCCCGCAACGTTGCTCCTGACGACATTACCAGTAAATACGCAAAACACGGCAGACACAACGGCTTGAACACCGCCAAACTAAAGGAAAAACGTGAACGCAAAGTATCTAACACTCTTGGCGGAGAATAG
- the msrB gene encoding peptide-methionine (R)-S-oxide reductase MsrB, with the protein MRNIHTFTAILILAAITAVIGFACASKAATETAKVAEPIAETAPTPAKNGAKPGADDVFDGQKVVKTDEAWRKELSAEAYHVLREEGTERAFTGEYADNHEDGDYYCAACHLKLFSSKTKFESGTGWPSFYEPINKKNVVEKTDKLLGYERTEVECARCGGHLGHVFDDGPQPTGLRYCMNSVSLKFEKAAK; encoded by the coding sequence ATGAGAAACATTCATACATTCACCGCAATTTTGATACTTGCAGCGATAACGGCAGTTATCGGTTTCGCATGTGCGAGCAAAGCCGCGACTGAAACCGCAAAGGTCGCTGAGCCGATAGCTGAGACCGCACCGACACCGGCGAAAAATGGGGCAAAGCCCGGAGCGGACGATGTTTTTGACGGGCAAAAGGTCGTCAAGACCGACGAAGCGTGGAGAAAGGAGCTTTCGGCCGAGGCATATCATGTTCTTCGCGAAGAAGGAACCGAACGCGCCTTCACGGGTGAATACGCTGACAATCACGAGGACGGCGATTATTACTGTGCCGCGTGTCATCTCAAGCTTTTCAGCTCGAAAACAAAGTTCGAGTCAGGCACCGGCTGGCCGAGCTTTTACGAGCCGATCAACAAAAAGAACGTAGTCGAAAAAACCGACAAACTGCTCGGCTACGAACGCACCGAGGTCGAATGCGCCCGCTGCGGCGGACATCTCGGCCACGTCTTCGACGATGGGCCGCAGCCGACGGGATTGAGATATTGTATGAATTCGGTTTCTCTGAAGTTTGAGAAGGCTGCGAAGTAA
- a CDS encoding esterase, with protein MNRFTDQPRGTVTNVRHESTVLKGNPLGDPHERDLFVYLPPGYEESDERYPTVYCLTGFTGRGQMLMNDSAFTPNIAERMDRLIAAGTISPMIVVMPDCFTYFGGSQYINSTATGRYEDYLTREIVPLIDERFRTISSRDSRAAMGKSSGGYGSLIMGMRHADQFGMICSIAGDCYFEYCLPQDFAKAFRLIKGDPKALMEKIWSTEKHGRDAHAAINTIGMSACYSPNGTDFDLPFDLETGEMRQDVWERWLGHDPVRLVAKHAKDLKSLKLLFLDAGKSDEFNLDVGARILSKRLKDHGIEHIHEEFDGGHFGVSYRFDRSLELISGAI; from the coding sequence ATGAACAGATTCACCGATCAACCACGCGGCACGGTCACAAATGTACGGCACGAGAGCACAGTATTAAAGGGTAATCCGCTGGGCGACCCGCATGAGCGCGATCTTTTTGTCTATCTGCCGCCGGGTTATGAGGAAAGCGACGAAAGATATCCGACGGTCTATTGCTTGACCGGTTTCACCGGCCGCGGGCAGATGCTGATGAACGATTCGGCATTCACGCCCAACATCGCCGAGCGAATGGACCGCCTGATCGCCGCTGGAACGATAAGCCCAATGATCGTCGTCATGCCGGATTGCTTTACATATTTCGGCGGTTCGCAGTATATAAATTCAACCGCGACCGGCAGATACGAGGACTATCTGACTCGGGAGATCGTGCCGCTCATTGATGAAAGATTTCGAACGATTTCGTCACGAGATTCGCGAGCCGCGATGGGAAAATCGTCGGGCGGTTACGGTTCGCTGATCATGGGAATGCGGCACGCGGATCAGTTTGGGATGATCTGCTCGATCGCGGGCGATTGCTATTTCGAATACTGCCTGCCGCAGGATTTTGCCAAGGCCTTCCGCCTGATCAAGGGCGACCCGAAAGCTTTAATGGAAAAGATCTGGTCAACCGAAAAGCACGGCCGCGACGCCCATGCCGCGATCAACACGATCGGAATGAGCGCGTGCTATTCGCCAAACGGGACTGATTTCGACCTGCCGTTTGATCTCGAAACCGGAGAAATGCGGCAGGATGTATGGGAGCGTTGGCTCGGACACGATCCGGTTCGTCTCGTTGCAAAGCACGCAAAAGATCTAAAGTCGTTAAAATTGCTTTTTCTCGACGCCGGAAAAAGTGACGAATTCAATCTCGATGTCGGAGCTAGGATCTTATCAAAACGGCTGAAAGATCACGGCATCGAACACATCCACGAGGAATTCGACGGCGGACATTTTGGGGTTTCTTATCGTTTTGATCGATCACTTGAGCTGATCTCGGGAGCTATTTGA
- a CDS encoding fatty acid desaturase, giving the protein MQNVLTFKRVSQTINWRNAIMVTVFHIVAIGVFFTFSWQNFAALVIGNWIVGSLGVGLGWHRLLTHRSFKAPKWLEYLLSSLACMSMQDPPDKWIATHRMHHAFTDTDKDPHSIRPGFWWAQIGWVVWGKAQDHDNATLQKYVPDLMKDRGHVLISNFYLVPIILSIGVFFAIGGWSMVIWGVFARVVYGWHTTWFVNSLSHMYGGRPHETGDMSTNNWFVAILTFGEGWHNNHHMWPTSARHGTEWYQFDQNWITIRLFEKLGWAKNIRLFNTEKPQIELKQAA; this is encoded by the coding sequence ATGCAAAATGTTTTAACGTTCAAGCGGGTCAGCCAGACGATCAACTGGCGAAACGCCATCATGGTAACGGTGTTTCATATCGTCGCCATCGGGGTTTTCTTCACATTTAGCTGGCAGAATTTTGCCGCACTAGTTATCGGAAACTGGATCGTCGGGAGCCTCGGCGTCGGGCTCGGTTGGCACCGTCTGCTGACGCACCGGAGTTTTAAGGCACCAAAGTGGCTCGAGTATCTGCTCTCGTCGCTCGCCTGTATGTCAATGCAGGATCCGCCGGATAAGTGGATCGCTACGCATCGGATGCACCACGCATTTACTGATACCGACAAAGATCCGCACTCGATCCGCCCCGGTTTCTGGTGGGCGCAGATCGGTTGGGTCGTTTGGGGCAAGGCTCAGGATCACGATAACGCGACGCTTCAAAAGTACGTTCCCGATCTGATGAAAGACCGCGGCCACGTGCTGATCTCAAACTTTTATTTGGTTCCGATCATTCTGTCCATAGGCGTTTTCTTTGCGATTGGCGGTTGGTCGATGGTCATTTGGGGAGTTTTTGCACGCGTCGTTTACGGCTGGCACACGACGTGGTTCGTCAATTCGCTCTCGCACATGTATGGCGGCAGGCCGCACGAGACGGGCGATATGTCGACCAACAACTGGTTCGTCGCGATCCTCACCTTTGGCGAGGGCTGGCACAATAACCACCACATGTGGCCGACCTCGGCGAGACACGGAACGGAGTGGTATCAGTTCGATCAGAACTGGATAACCATTCGCCTTTTCGAAAAACTCGGCTGGGCAAAAAATATACGTTTATTTAACACCGAAAAGCCGCAGATCGAATTGAAACAAGCCGCGTAA
- a CDS encoding radical SAM protein, whose protein sequence is MADTQPNYIGLLDSGELESRVKRLEVLLASCTICPKDCGNNRLNDEIAACYSGRLPIVSSYTAHFGEEPCLSGTNGAGNIFFGNCNLRCVYCQNYQISQTWKTQKKNEITHERLAEMMLELQAKGVHNIGFVSPTHFAPQMARGILLAAQQGLTLPIVYNTNAYDSVEVLRLLDGIVDIYLPDLKYADSDAGFQYSKVRDYKEHARAAIKEMHRQMGDTLQFGEDGLLKRGLMIRLLVLPNGIADIESNLRWIRDELSPKTAISLMAQYYATNKAATDDRYILLSRRISEGEWFEAVSLLEDIGMEEGFMQEYESASHYYRPDFNDAEKPFKDIRDFQ, encoded by the coding sequence ATGGCTGATACACAACCTAATTATATTGGGCTTTTAGATTCGGGTGAGTTGGAGTCTCGGGTCAAGCGGCTCGAAGTTCTCCTCGCCTCCTGCACTATCTGCCCGAAAGACTGCGGCAACAACCGGCTCAATGACGAGATCGCGGCGTGCTATTCGGGCCGTCTACCGATCGTCTCGTCATACACCGCCCATTTTGGCGAAGAGCCGTGTCTATCGGGCACCAATGGTGCGGGAAACATATTCTTCGGCAACTGCAATCTCCGCTGCGTTTACTGCCAGAATTATCAGATCTCGCAAACCTGGAAAACGCAGAAAAAGAACGAGATAACCCATGAACGCCTCGCCGAGATGATGCTTGAGCTGCAGGCAAAAGGCGTGCACAACATCGGCTTTGTCTCGCCCACACATTTTGCCCCGCAGATGGCCCGCGGGATCTTGCTTGCGGCCCAACAAGGGCTGACGCTGCCGATCGTTTACAACACGAACGCCTACGATTCGGTCGAGGTCCTGCGGCTGCTCGATGGCATCGTTGATATCTATCTGCCTGATCTGAAATACGCCGATTCGGACGCCGGTTTTCAGTATTCCAAGGTTCGCGATTACAAGGAACACGCCCGTGCCGCGATCAAGGAAATGCACCGCCAAATGGGCGACACGCTGCAGTTTGGCGAAGACGGTTTGCTGAAACGCGGCCTCATGATCCGCCTGCTGGTCCTGCCAAACGGCATCGCCGACATCGAATCAAACCTACGCTGGATCCGTGACGAATTATCACCCAAAACCGCCATCTCGCTCATGGCCCAATACTACGCCACCAACAAAGCCGCGACCGACGACCGCTATATTCTATTGTCTCGTCGCATCTCCGAAGGCGAATGGTTCGAAGCCGTATCTTTACTGGAAGATATCGGCATGGAAGAAGGCTTCATGCAGGAATACGAATCGGCATCACATTACTACCGGCCTGATTTTAACGACGCGGAGAAGCCGTTTAAGGATATTAGGGATTTTCAATAG
- a CDS encoding RNA polymerase sigma factor, whose product MFGLGREREKEWAAFEAEALPLMPDVYRVAYWLVRDKETAEDLTQETFVQALRSFHRYSPDTNCRAWLVTILYRVNGKRRMKLGQLKLVEDTEEQIAQTVAFEPPIPQNLRDEEIIEAIRRVPAKFAQVVLLTDVEEFSYKEAAELLQVPIGTIMSRLHRGRRLLRQELTGFNAQGRIAAEG is encoded by the coding sequence ATGTTTGGTTTGGGACGGGAGCGGGAAAAAGAATGGGCGGCGTTCGAGGCTGAGGCTTTGCCGTTGATGCCGGACGTGTATCGCGTCGCGTACTGGCTCGTCCGCGACAAGGAAACTGCCGAGGATCTGACGCAGGAAACGTTTGTTCAGGCGCTGAGATCTTTCCACCGCTATTCGCCCGACACCAACTGCCGTGCCTGGCTCGTCACGATCCTCTATCGCGTCAACGGCAAACGCCGTATGAAGCTCGGCCAGCTCAAGCTCGTCGAGGACACCGAGGAGCAGATCGCCCAAACCGTCGCCTTCGAACCGCCGATCCCGCAGAATCTGAGGGACGAAGAGATCATTGAAGCTATTCGCCGCGTTCCCGCAAAATTTGCCCAGGTCGTTCTGCTGACGGATGTCGAGGAATTTTCGTACAAGGAAGCCGCCGAGCTGCTTCAGGTGCCGATCGGAACGATAATGTCGCGGCTCCACCGCGGACGACGCTTG
- a CDS encoding alkaline phosphatase family protein codes for MNISRMSCSPRLIVLFLCFFASAISAQNKIENVVLVTLDGARTQEIFGGLDADIFRSVNKNFEKTAAFKNYNAATPKERRELLMPFFWKTLMTEHGSIAGNRELKSEAKTTNKLFFSYPGYSEILTGEAHDDVIKSNGHPQNPYPSFLDFLTRKLGKGPNAVAEFSSWDAFMRIATNKPGSFVVNAAYETYPTKNPEINELFRLQSEVLAPWPSVRHDYFTFKLAMAHMKEFQTRAIHIGFDETDDYAHDKNYERILDTLHKTDNWLKELWNFVEKDPRYKGITAIMITVDHGRGNSPKDWSDHGEDVPEAQNIWMAFVIPGVDLRGEWRNTEPIYQNQIAASLCRLMGFDYSENNPNAGKPIARLFEKR; via the coding sequence ATGAATATCAGTAGAATGTCATGTTCCCCGCGTTTGATCGTTCTCTTTTTGTGCTTTTTTGCTTCGGCGATATCGGCGCAAAACAAGATCGAGAACGTCGTCCTCGTCACGCTCGATGGAGCGCGTACGCAGGAAATATTCGGTGGCTTGGACGCCGATATTTTTCGCAGCGTAAATAAGAATTTCGAAAAGACAGCCGCATTTAAGAATTACAACGCCGCGACCCCTAAAGAACGCCGTGAGCTGCTCATGCCATTCTTCTGGAAGACGCTGATGACAGAACACGGCTCGATCGCCGGCAACCGTGAGCTTAAAAGCGAGGCAAAGACGACAAACAAGCTCTTCTTTTCCTATCCCGGCTACTCAGAGATCCTGACTGGCGAAGCTCACGACGATGTCATTAAGAGCAACGGCCATCCGCAGAATCCTTATCCTTCATTTCTCGATTTTCTGACCCGCAAGCTTGGAAAAGGTCCGAACGCCGTCGCCGAATTTTCGTCCTGGGACGCATTTATGCGGATCGCCACGAACAAGCCGGGTTCGTTTGTCGTTAACGCCGCCTACGAAACCTATCCGACCAAAAACCCTGAGATCAATGAGCTTTTCCGCCTGCAGTCCGAGGTTCTCGCTCCATGGCCGAGCGTGCGTCACGACTATTTCACGTTCAAGCTCGCGATGGCTCACATGAAGGAGTTTCAGACGCGGGCGATCCACATAGGGTTTGACGAGACCGACGATTACGCTCATGACAAGAACTACGAAAGGATTTTGGATACTCTGCACAAAACAGACAACTGGCTGAAAGAGCTGTGGAATTTTGTCGAGAAAGACCCGCGATACAAAGGTATAACAGCGATCATGATCACTGTCGACCATGGTCGCGGTAACTCGCCGAAAGACTGGTCCGATCATGGCGAAGACGTTCCCGAGGCGCAGAATATTTGGATGGCATTCGTCATTCCGGGTGTCGACCTTCGTGGTGAATGGAGAAATACCGAACCGATCTATCAAAATCAGATAGCCGCGTCGCTTTGCCGTTTGATGGGTTTTGATTATAGTGAGAATAATCCGAACGCCGGCAAGCCAATAGCCCGGCTATTCGAAAAGCGATGA
- a CDS encoding Fe(2+)-trafficking protein — translation MALFGDKFKCGRCDQKTEPIGYAPIPTELGQKIGEEMCQGCWKEWLQKQNQLINHFGLDVSNPDSHQFLFDNMKIFFYNEGVELAQIDTSQEGKVNW, via the coding sequence ATGGCTTTATTTGGTGATAAATTTAAATGTGGACGCTGCGATCAGAAGACCGAGCCGATCGGTTACGCGCCGATACCTACGGAACTGGGTCAAAAGATCGGTGAAGAGATGTGTCAGGGCTGCTGGAAAGAGTGGCTGCAAAAGCAGAACCAGCTCATCAACCACTTCGGCTTGGACGTTTCAAATCCCGATTCGCATCAGTTCCTCTTCGATAACATGAAGATCTTCTTCTACAACGAAGGCGTCGAGCTGGCCCAGATCGACACTTCGCAGGAAGGAAAGGTCAATTGGTAA
- a CDS encoding DUF4288 domain-containing protein gives MKKSWYSAKCIFRLPATDSRRQIYEERIILIEAKDWDSAIKKAEKEANQYCDDSLGSEFTGFVDVFHLFDKKVSNKTEIFSSMQTSDLNSTEYLNHFYPDMPDDCEAEGQTHRWHKKDDKHQSCYHCRVVIKS, from the coding sequence ATGAAAAAATCTTGGTATTCCGCAAAGTGTATATTTCGTCTTCCGGCGACTGATTCCCGTCGCCAAATTTATGAAGAAAGGATAATTTTGATCGAGGCTAAAGACTGGGATTCCGCTATTAAGAAGGCCGAGAAAGAAGCAAATCAGTATTGTGATGATTCCTTGGGCTCTGAGTTTACGGGCTTCGTAGATGTATTTCATTTGTTCGATAAAAAGGTCAGCAATAAAACAGAAATATTTTCCTCAATGCAGACTAGTGATCTAAATTCGACTGAGTATTTGAATCATTTTTATCCTGATATGCCAGATGACTGTGAAGCAGAAGGACAAACTCATCGTTGGCATAAAAAAGATGATAAACACCAAAGTTGTTATCATTGCCGCGTGGTTATTAAGAGTTAA
- a CDS encoding peroxiredoxin has product MTTGNIAPNFTLLDGDGNSWTLNEHQGKPVVLLFYPGDNTPVCTAQLCSVRDHWSEYQATGAEVVGISTDTVESHKGFADKNQLPLRLLSDADRKVSELYDMKSWLPGRSARGVVVIDGNGKVAYHKVQAVSLFKPSDDDVLAAILLAKGM; this is encoded by the coding sequence ATGACCACTGGAAATATCGCACCGAATTTCACCCTATTAGATGGCGACGGCAACAGCTGGACGCTCAACGAACACCAAGGCAAACCGGTGGTTCTGCTCTTTTATCCGGGCGATAATACACCGGTTTGTACGGCGCAGCTTTGTTCGGTTCGGGATCACTGGTCGGAGTATCAGGCGACGGGGGCTGAGGTTGTCGGGATATCGACCGACACGGTCGAGTCGCATAAGGGGTTTGCTGATAAGAATCAGTTGCCGCTGCGGCTTTTGTCGGACGCGGACCGCAAGGTTTCGGAGCTGTACGACATGAAATCCTGGCTCCCCGGCCGTTCGGCCCGCGGTGTGGTCGTCATCGACGGCAACGGCAAGGTCGCATATCACAAGGTGCAGGCTGTGAGCCTTTTTAAGCCTTCGGACGATGATGTTTTGGCAGCTATTCTGTTGGCAAAAGGAATGTGA